The DNA region ATCATTGGAATCAACGGTATCCACAGTGTAATCACGGTTATCAAAGTATTCCTCATTGACATTAACACAGATTGAGGGGCAGAACTATATGAAACTCCTTTTTCTCTCATTAAACTAAGAAGGAATTTTTCATCACGGTCAATTTTTCTTGTGGAATACTGCCACTCAGGAACTGAAGCCCGAGCCTTCGAAAATTTCCCTAATATATTCAATGCTGGGGTTTTGCCAGCGCTTGAAGCTCCCTCACTTGGAGGCTTATCTACATCCCTGTCAACTGAAACATCAGCAACTTGCAATTCATTTCCAGAAACCTGATCATTTTCAACAACTGGATTGTTCATGTTGTAATATATGCGCCGGGACCCCTCTTCCAGCAACACTTTCGCAACATACCCACTCTGAAGGCTTGTAATCAAGTCAGAATACGGTACGGTTTTCACCGGAGGAAGCGCAGTCAACTTCAAAAACAGGAAACAAAGGCTGAAAACAATAGAAACCGAGGCAGAAAATGCCACGGTTCTAATATTCTTACGGACAAAGATTCCCACCTCATTCAAAAAGGACTTAATGGATGCCCTCCTCATTCTCATAGCCAATAACCTTAACCTCGGCCGCAACCTCAACGAAAATCTCTTCTTCAACCTATTACTATCTCCTTTACCATAGTGTGACTTTCTCTCAACCCTGCTTCTACTACTCACAAGTGGCTCAATTTTATTGTTACCGGAAAAACCATGTTGAGAATTGCAACAATAAGGAAACTTCAGTGAGGCATTTCGACATCTTCTATCATCATAATAATACTTCAATTTCGGGTTCCAAACCAAATTATGTTGAAATTTGTATGACTGATTAAATCTAAACCCCGGAGAAGGAAAAACAAATGAACTAGTGCACAAACCTCCACAAACCCCAAAATATCTTCTTTGAGCTATATCAACAAATGATCCAGTattgaaagaagaaaaggaaaaagaagccaTGCTCTCTTTCACAATTGATGCTCTACACAGCCATATAATCAATCTTCAAGTTCCCGACAAACTGCATTACTCCAAAAAAATTTTGAGCTTCAAAAACACTAGGAGGCAGAGAATTTCATGGGAATTTTAGTACCTGATCTCATATCATGTTGTGCGTCAAACGAGAAATTGAATTGTAAGTTGTGAATTGCAAGGTACTGTAAACCGGACCGGATATTAAACCGCTCAGGCTACCGGACAGCGCCGGAGACGGCGGCGTACAAGGACGTCACTTACGGAGAGGGGTTTCCGCTTGAGGAACGTGCAGGCGCCGAAGAAAACAGAAACGGTGCGAGCAGGGAAAACAGAGGAGAAAGTGGTGAAGCAGTGAGGGGTTTCCGCTTCAGGCTAaggtttcgtttttttttttttttcttttcttttttggatatgGATTGGAGTGTTTTCGAAGGAGATTGGATATAATCAAAATTTCGATCTAATTcgcattaaataatttattacatTGGATCTAAAtcacattttttatatttgaatttaattggcaTATTTGTAGATCGAATACCAGTTGTATGcacaagataaaaatatattaaaaaatttatttttattaaaaaaattaataaaatttattttttattataataaaactcttttttatttttttaaatatgattacTCATACAGTGTAAGTGTCATACAATATTAAATAAACCAACTTTTcttaaacaacaaaaataaaataatataagatatataaataataattattaattaaaataaaatataaatacaatatatattttttatttatgaaataaataCTAAATCGGTATTTAAAATATTCTAGCAATAACAAAACGGTATTTGActttataattaacaaaatgatacttaaataattttaaaatttaatatcgtGCTTGCTGAAGCACGTCTCTAGTGAGAATGATGTTGAGCTAACCACCATTTTTTGTTGATATAACAACCTTCTTAAACTAATTACTTACCTataattagtaattaaattaaataaattcataggTAGAAAATTTCTAATTCGCACTAAGTTTATCCTAATTTTATAGGACTAATCTACATTTACTACTATTTGCTGTGAttaattatcttatttttcaCTCAAGAATTAAACTCAAAGATCACATAAAATGAGAGACGTTGCTCTTAAAATCAGTCTAGGTGCCAAGGTTAACAAATCAACGTGAGAACCATTGTTGATTGGAGAGCTTCGAGTAAAAAGCCTTGCAAAGAGCATCATCGTGACACCGTTGATGATGCCATTGACGAGGTAAGTTTCGCTTCTTTTCATTGTTGTAACTTGTGATAGTGACTGAGTAATGGTTATTTAGAGCAATGGTTATTTTGCCTTTAAACTTACTATAAGATTGATGAATTAAGTTTTTGTGTTTGTTCTGTTAAGGAACCAACACTTTACCTTTGATTTATTCTTTCTATGTTTCTTTTGTCAATTTTCAGAAAGATCGTTTTGTCTCATTTATGTATCATCACATGGGTTTTTGGCAAAAGAATAGAAAGGGTAATATGAGATATAATAGGGTTTAGTAACTGAAATACATAAGGTGAATATCGAaacatgtaatttattttttgttgagggcttattTGGTTTTGATGGATGAAcatctttagttatttttttattatttttttaaataaagttagtgagtttcttattttaattgagATGTTTTATGCTTTAATCAATGATTCTTGGAGTTGCTTTGTGTTTTGATATGTTTAGGAAGTTGTTGAAAGATTTTAAGTAAAATTAAaggaggaaaaacaaaaaaggagaAGGACAACCAAGAAGTCACTGGGAGAACCAAGAAAGGTGCCATGCAAAAGGAAGCAACATCCCAAGGATCAAGAAGGGACCAAGAATTGAAGACAAGTGCAGAGAAAATTTGTGGATGCTGTCATCCTGACTTCTTCATACTCGAGTGACCattacttgaattataaaggtCTAAATGAAACGGTTTTAACGGTGTTGAAAAGCCAACTTCCAGaactttctaaaaatatataattgtctaTATTGGACGTTCCGTTTGAGCCACGAACAACCTTCATCTTTGAGTTCGAAACTTCAGCGCGAAGAAGCCCAGCATGGAACGTGACCCACGTGGGCCACGCCCTCCACGCACCAAAACACCCGCTGGAAGTACTCCACAAAGGTGTCGGACGTCCCTACACACCCAGCCATTCTTGCCACGCCTAAAAGACGTCCAAAACACCCCCCAAAACACTCCTACACACCATACAACACTCCAAACTCCATATAAGCATGGTGTGCCACATCCCCCACACCCATGCATGCCTTGCCACACTTGCCTCACCACCTTCACTTTCCCTTCATCACTAACGTGAGACGTCCCTCACGCCATTTTTCACTCTCTTCACCAATGTGAAACGTGGGTTACGCCCCCTCTCCACACCCAAGCTTCCAGGCATGAAGACGTCAAACGTGCCTCACACCCAAGCCTTCATCCTTTACCAACGTGGGACGTTGCCCATGCCACCTCCATGTATGAAGCTCCACGTCCCATGTTGAAGACCCCCGTCCCGTGTTAGACCAAAGGCCAGCAGCCCCATCTCCCTTTCCATGTAAAGACATCGCATGTGGCCTTCCTCACGTCCCTCATTGGGCAAAAGGCCAGCAGCTCCATCCTCCATGCTTGCGAAGACATCACACGTGACCTTCCCACGTCCCACGTCCCACGTTGGGCCAAGCTCTAATAGCCCCACCTCCAAGTCCTCGAGCACGTGGGACGTTGCACACACCAGGGATACACCTAGCCTCCTATCTTCAAGGGCGTGGGACCTCCCTCACTTGACCCACATCTTTGAGAGCAACACCAACCCCTGGAAGGTATCCATCAAGAAGGCCACAAGCCCATGATTTTAATAAAGCGACACATCAAGTTCTGAATTTTAATTACAAGGAAGATCACTAGTTAATTAAGAGacattagaaaagatttgattaggatttgatttgatttttttatttaatttgaatttgaattttaggttTTAAATAAAGACTTTGTCACGAACAGGGACATTACGTAACACATTACACCATACTTTAGAATCCTATTTTTAACTCCACCGTGAGCAACTAATCTCATTTATGAAGGTTAGGagctttattcattttttataaattattaatctaAGTGTTTTACTATTTGAGGTTTGTACTTTAATCTATTCATGACTGAGTCTTCACTTCATATGCACAAAATATTGATTTTTACCTTTCACATAGGACATCGCAAAAATCATCTATCAGGTTGCTAGTTGTCTTTGACTTCAACGGAACCGCTGGGAGGCGACAAAAGCACGTTCCATCATAGGTTTTACTCACAAGCTCTGATATACCATCCACTTCGAAAGCTTCTATTGATGGGTTGTTTTTCCCCATACCAGATTTCCCATGACCTGTGGATGAATTCATGTTTCAATCTGCAAAATTTGGACAAAGCAAGCTCGAAAGTCCCAATTTAGGGTTCAGGACAATGTTAGTGTGAATTAGGAATTTTTCACCTATGAATTGATTTAATTGGTAATTACAGGTAAGTAATTAGTTTAAGTAGGTTGCCATATCAGCAAAAAACGGTGGCTAGTTCAATATCATTCTCACCGGAGATCTGCTCCGACAAATATGAGGAcatgcttgtcaaattttaaaatcattcaggtaccattttattaataataaaagtcaGATACTATTTTGTCAGCACTAGAATCTTTCGAATACGATTTGATATTTatctctttatttattatttagcgCAAATCTGCAAATATATAGATCGGATCCATATATATTGAATATATTGATGTGATATCTATAATCCGATTCGATAAGAGTGCGAATCAAATACGGATAAATACCACGAATTTGCAGATACGATTAATTCATGAATACACCTAGTATAAAGTTGAATGTCATTATCCTCTATGTCTTCCTTCATTCCTTTACCCACTGTCCACTATGTTTGAATTTCTCTCAAAATTCAATCAATGCCATTGTCCATTATAAATTTTCACTTCCAAAGCTTTTGGCTTCAACGCTCCAAATTAATTATCTTCTACTATATCTCACGGTAAGATATTTCATTATCATCactataaaatcacttttatatTAATGATCAATAGTATGGATGAGGATTAGTCTCACATTAGAGACCTCCATAGTTTATGTCTTACTGTTTTGAGTTGCATTTGGCGTCTTTTCACTTTAATAAATGAATATATACAACATATTGAAAGTTTAAAAAAGACGAATATTTTATTTAGGActagaaatataaataataaagagTAAATACCCTATTCGGCTCTTAATCTTTTTTCCGTGAGACATAGCGCACCTTAATCATTCTTCAACCTCAAACAGACCTACactcattaaaaaaaatagacaaaTCAACCCTTGCTATCAGACAGCAAAAGGTTGTCGCTGATGTGTCAGGTAACAGTGTTACGTGTCACCTCCAAATAGTTGCAGGACTAAAAACCCCTTCTCAAATTTCCAACCTTACGCCTTTGTTTTTTCCTTTGGATAATGCACtcctttgtttcttttcttaagtCTTCCTTCATTCACTCActcattttcaatttcttttacacAAACACCACTGAGCTTCTATTTCTTATTAATGGCGGACACCATTGAGCTTTGATTCTTTCATTAATGGCGGATTTCACTGTCACCCTTTTCACAACCACTAAACCTCATTCTCCATTCACTTCAAGGATCCACTATTCAAAATCTTCTACCACCATCACCataaaagataaatctaaaataTCTAATAATCCATAGAAGTTTCAAGCAGGTAAAATTTAGAAACCATCTATATAATATATCACGTCATAcgcataaaaattcaaatttccatTTGTTGAATAACAAAAAATGAATCTAGAAATTGgaaatgaagaagaagctaagggcTTTGGGTTTTCCGATGAGATTGACGTCGGTGGAGGTGGCTTTGAAGAGGATTGGAGGAGGTGTTGGCGCCGTTGAGGGAGACGCTGGTAGAGATGTTGAGGCACGACATCATTTCTCTCTTTGTTCTCTACTGCTTACCAGTGAACTGAACAAGTGAAGGGGGTTTTTAGTCGCTGCGATCATTTGGATGTGACACGTGACACTGTTATCTGACACGTCAGCGGCAACCTTTTGTCATTCGGTAACAGGAGTTGATTTGTCAATTTTTTTCAATGAGTGAAGATCTGGTTGGGGGTTTGGGGGTTTAAGAATGATTAAGATGCCctatatctaaaaaaaaaatgGTCAAGACCAAATAGGGTATTTACCcaataaaaaacatttataaCCACCGTGCTCATTTTTTGCTCGTATCTCTCGACTCTCTATTTCTGTTCACAAACTAAATCACATTGCACCTTTTGCTGTTTTTTATGGTAAAGTTGCTTAGACACATGGAAAGCTCTAAGCCAAATAGAACAGAACAATGTATGATATTGGCTGATTAGATGAAAAGTGAAAAAGGTTTACAACTACAAAATCAAACTTCATAGTGGTTTCACAATGGCatacataataattttataaaagaatgaTGTTTCAAATTTCTATTGATAAGTACCAAAAGAATAAGCATAAATGTGGAGAAGAGAAGGCCTGTAATTATGCATTTCTGTTAAGGTTTAATCCCCAACCAAAACAAACAATGGGGAAACAAAAAAGCCCATATATTACAATTCTCCAGCATCGACAACCAAAGAATATTATCACTAAGAATTGCTTCTAAGTACAGTGAATCTATTCCCACTACAAAAGCCAGTTGATTGTAATGTTGCCAAGCCATGTGAACAATGGAAACTGGACCAAAGCAATAAACAGCAAGAGATAGTGGTGTCTGCTTGAATCATAACTTCTCACCTCTGCGAAAAGGACTCTCTTCATTGTTTTCACCAAGAATACTCCCATGCATAAGCAGGTCCATGGCATCAAAAAGTAGTAAGAGTAACCCAATATTATTCTTCCAAGAACGGCCAAACATATACCAGTGAAAGTATAACCAGCATATGCTATAATGTCTAGCAGTGGCGCTTCCCCACTGCCCAACGAAAGTAATGTTACTTTTAGCAGTGAAGCTTGCATAAACCAACCAAGCAATCCCTTGATGAATAACAAGTTCAAAGCTTCTGGACTAAACCTGGATATACATATTATACAGTACCATTAAGAAACTTTGAGCAAACATGGAGAGAAGCTAGAGAGTGAACAAAAATGAGTTATACAGACAACTAAATTCTCAGTGTAACAAATCAGAGCACAATCGTGaaaaaattctaaataaaaatcatgaaaatagAATTCACAATCTCTGTAACATCTAAGAAGCTCAAGACTTCTAATGCTTCCAATTAAGTTCTTACAGAATGTTAGACTGaaacatattaataaattttcgaCTTTGGAGAAAAACAATTTTAGTACTTCAAACATTACTGGAAGAAGGGAAAAAAGAGTCATGACACCTGGAAACTACAACACATTAGACACTGATATACCGAAGTTATTTGCAATGAAGAAATTTTCTAATGTTAAGCACTTTCAATATAACTTAGAGCATCATCTGTTTCATTGCACCACCACATAAGAGGTATTGTAATTCCTTACCCGCCACATTATACCACACAACACACAGATCCTTTTCACATAATCATTTACCAACACTTTAAAATAGAGCAATTCTGTTTCATAATACATGGTTGATACATTAAAGCCTAAAGGAGGGAAGTAGATTGATCATTTAAAATTATCCCTATCTACAATAGCACATCAGACATTAGCTGATATTTTGGTAAAATTGGTTCTGAAAATGCAACCTCCGGAACTGCTGTCATAGCATAACCACGAAAGTTTAATGTAAAAACAATGCATCTTAAGCTATGCTTGCACTTTTCTTCCTTATGCAACATAGAGAAAATAATTGCAATATAAAAGACATGATATTTTACACAATCAGGTAATATAGCATCATAGTTAATCCAAACTTGATACTAATAGAGCATGCCATTACTGAATACTCTAGCATGAAAATGAAAGCAAGGAAGAGAAGATTCACGTACTTTCCATGAAGACCCAATGAGAGGCCCGCGAGAACAACATAGGTACCGAATGCCATTAATGGAATGTATAGATCTGGTGCGTTTATGTCATAAATTGGTGGTTTATAGGACAGCCTGCCACCAACTGGTTCAGTAATTCTAGTCCAATGACCCTGAATAAGGAAAAGGAAACAACAGTATAACCATCATGTACATGAAATAGGATAATAAAATGGAAACCAAAGGAAAGATGCAGGAGGGAGTGACATTACTGCTTACCCGATGCAGGAATGGAAACAAAACCACCTTCAATTTGTTCTTGACATAATGGTCATTAACTTGAAAGTAGTATTGAGGGTCAGAAAAATATCGACTTATCTGCCATTTAATAAAGAAgcttaatcaaaatacataaacatTGAATCCACATCTTTAGAGAATATCTATACTTAAAGTAAGCAGAGATAGAAAATCAAGGTATAtaatgctatttatttatttatttttggtttatcCTTTAAATCTGAAAGTGAGAAAATAAGCCACATATGAAATAGATTGTAAAAGCAAATAAAAAAGAATCTCAAACATTCATTAAAGTATGAAACTAAACTGAGAACTCTACACACTAAAGTGCCAATTACACATCAACTCTGAAAATCAACAGATAAGCACTACAGACATTAGATCAACCACTTAGAGATGATACATGATCAAATGATTAAGCTTCAACAACATCATGTTTAGCTAAATGTAGTTTCTTCCCATCATAATGTTGAAATCATGTCCACAAACATCTAGTAAAATAAATTCTTTGCAAAGAACAATGGTAGAAGAATGAAACTTACATTGCTCTGGACATACTCAGAACTTGATCCTAATATTTTCCCTCCATAAGCACCCAATCCACCTCGAATGAGTCCTGAGCCAGCAACATTGAATGCACTCCCAAAAGGATTAGGTTGCGAACTCGCCGGAGGCTGCGGTATTCCGGGTTGCGGTCCAACATTATTGTACATTCTTGCTGCAATTACCACAACAAAACAATAAGCACCATAAATCATTTCCACATATTTCATATTGCATAGTAATAAACATTCTTACAAAAACCGATCACAAGGATTCAAAAAAATAACATTACATGCAACTAATTGATTCGGTTATAGAGAACGATAAGTACGAAGGACTCAACAGAACCAAAGCTCGTAAAACCCTATTTCACCAAAAATAAAGAGCGAAATGAACGTAGATTCGAGATCCATCAGAGAAGCAATAGAAATTTACGGATCGCATGTAAATTAGAAAACAACGTAATCTGTCATTCGAAGAGttgtgaagaaggaggaggaggaacctGGTAGTAGATTGGTGAGATGGAAAAAATGGCGCCGGAAAcaacgagaagaagaagaagaagaaggagtgtGAGTTGGGCGAAGCAGATCTGATCTGAGATAAGGGAACTGAGAGAGATGAGCCTTCTTTGTAACTGCTACTCACACCATACGCAAATtcaatgttttttctttttctttttttttttcaaataatatcacAAATTGGTCGGTAacagttttttttattaaataaattagtttGTAATAAAAGTTTCtgataaattaatctttaactagtatttttattcgtaacaaaattatgaaaatataaatcttttaaaattatgtcgATTTTGTTCTGATATTATAGATTatgacacaaaaaaatttatagaattaaattacttttacaaaaaaattattggagATAAAAGTTTCTATCGACTAAGAAGATTAGAGTCTCTCtagattaaaaaatcaaataatataatttttagttattatttgtatgtgaaagaatttaattttttattaataattaattttaatattcatttctaaaatttaaaagaatttatcatgtatatttttatatttatttaggtATTAAGTCTGttacacaaatagaaataattaatttttatgcttaatatttaaaaataaaatttttttctctctacgtatataaaaatataattagatattagcacaaaaaaattatattgatagttataaaattaattcaatttttttttaaaacaattgaattttgattctaaccgttaatcacaacattagtattttctccaaattatatgtaataagtaTTTGAAGGAagagaagtaaaaatatatattaagaagataagcaataaaaattcaaaattaaataaaaaaatatgcatataataatattattataatttttctttgaattatattatcttattaattttatttttttagaatataaaagtagataaaaatagagaatgagagaaaatagagagaaagataaagaagaagaatgagaagagtttgttaattttgaaaagaaaattttattttaattgtaataaaaaatatttggtgatacattttaatttgttaatttattattataaaatataaattataaattatatatggagtgaagaaaaaaatagagaaaaatggaaaaagagaaaGGTAAATAAGAGAACGTAtaaagggagtttattaattttgaaaaaaaatattttttcaaaaatattttctctcaattttaataaaaaagtgtTATGCGACatattttggttattaaattagttaataatatgtaatatataatatataatatagttatatttcaatttcaattttaatattttaatttaatttaaatacaattagagaatgtcatattacatattttaattgttaaatttgtaattagtcattgataataatatatacgAGAGATagaatgagagagatagagaaaagattttattttaattagaataaaagaGTGACAtgtggtatattttgattgtaaaattagtaatatataatagataataaattttttaaatattagattaattaattttaaataaaataaaaagcataCTAATTAATGTTTTAAGCAAACAAATTATGTGTAAGCAAAAATATGTAGTTACTTTATATTTTTGTTTCCAATATTTGTGTTTTAAAGGTGAGagacaaatttttttaaacaaaattattatGTATACACTAATATCAATCATTAAAATCGAACAATGAATTAGATAAATGTTgataaatctttcaaaaattcaatccaataattttgtggagttATTTGGAGGTTTAAAGGTACAATCTACGGTTTATATCAATGTTAAATTTGAAGTCCACCCATAACCCATTATCTTCTTGATGAACGTAAAGAGTATGTGGAACTCTTCAAATTTAATAGACTAGTAAAGTGGTAGAAAATACAACGTTCCcttcaaagaaagaaaaaactatataaaattgGGCtcttatctataacaatatataatggcaatACATGAGTTTAgtgtccaaatttttttttcagtattaccCTCTCTAATTAACTTCTCCACTTAATATCAGTTATCTTTAAAAAACTGCCATTACTCTACTTGGCCACTTGACGTACCTGTCACCTCTTGA from Arachis hypogaea cultivar Tifrunner chromosome 10, arahy.Tifrunner.gnm2.J5K5, whole genome shotgun sequence includes:
- the LOC112716663 gene encoding uncharacterized protein, with the translated sequence MYNNVGPQPGIPQPPASSQPNPFGSAFNVAGSGLIRGGLGAYGGKILGSSSEYVQSNISRYFSDPQYYFQVNDHYVKNKLKVVLFPFLHRGHWTRITEPVGGRLSYKPPIYDINAPDLYIPLMAFGTYVVLAGLSLGLHGKFSPEALNLLFIKGLLGWFMQASLLKVTLLSLGSGEAPLLDIIAYAGYTFTGICLAVLGRIILGYSYYFLMPWTCLCMGVFLVKTMKRVLFAEVRSYDSSRHHYLLLFIALVQFPLFTWLGNITINWLL
- the LOC112716662 gene encoding probable inactive ATP-dependent zinc metalloprotease FTSHI 3, chloroplastic, producing the protein MASFSFSSFNTGSFVDIAQRRYFGVCGGLCTSSFVFPSPGFRFNQSYKFQHNLVWNPKLKYYYDDRRCRNASLKFPYCCNSQHGFSGNNKIEPLVSSRSRVERKSHYGKGDSNRLKKRFSLRLRPRLRLLAMRMRRASIKSFLNEVGIFVRKNIRTVAFSASVSIVFSLCFLFLKLTALPPVKTVPYSDLITSLQSGYVAKVLLEEGSRRIYYNMNNPVVENDQVSGNELQVADVSVDRDVDKPPSEGASSAGKTPALNILGKFSKARASVPEWQYSTRKIDRDEKFLLSLMREKGVSYSSAPQSVLMSMRNTLITVITLWIPLIPMMWLLYRQLSAANSPARKQKPNGQTVGFDDVEGVDSAKVELMEIVSCLQGDINYQKVGAKLPRGVLLVGPPGTGKTLLARAVAGEAGVPFFTVSASEFVELFVGRGAARIRDLFNAARKFAPSIIFIDELDAVGGRRGRSFNDERDQTLNQLLTEMDGFESEMRVVVIAATNRPEALDPALCRPGRFSRKVYVGEPDEEGRRKILAVHLRGVPLEEDTNIICHLIASLTAGFVGADLANIVNEAALLAARRGSEGVAREDIMEAIERAKFGINDKQLRSNKLSKELVKLFPWMPSLMGRSDKRQDDLQGPLGYQSLSS